The sequence AAGTTACCCTTATGATTTTGGTGGTGCTCTCTACAATGATGGTACTGTTACTAATGTAATTGGATGTACTTTCACAAACAACACAGCATCATCTCTTGGTGGGGCTTTCCTCAATTATATGGGCACTATCAATAATATAACTGGTTGTACTTTCACAAATAACATCGCAACTGCGGGTGGTGCTCTCTACAATTATGGAGGTACTATTACCACTGTGAATGGTTGTAATTTCACAAATAACACCGCAACTGGTGCTGCTGGTGCTATCGCCAGTTATAATGGAGGGATTACTAGCAATGTAATTAATTGTACTTTCATAAATAACGCAGCAAAAGATATTGATGGTTGTGGGGGCGCTATCGCTCTCTGGAATACAGGTACTCTTAATGTGCATTACAGTTCTTTTGTAAATAACACTGCACCACAGGGTAATGCTATTTACAATTTTGATGGTTCCGTGAATGCAAAAGACAATTGGTGGGGTTCTAATAATCCAGTATGGACCATCCTCATATCCAGAAGTGTGGATCATTCGACATGGCTCTACATGACAATGAACGCAACACCAAACACTATCAACAATACTCAAAGCAGTTTAATCACAGTTAGCTTCAACAACCGTTATAATGGTGCTACAGTTATTGCATTCGATCCTAGTACTGGTCACATACCAGATGGAACACTTGTAACATTTACCAGTACGTTGGAAAGTTTCAATCCTATGGCCACTACGGTTAATGGTATTGCAACTGCACTGTTCACTGCAAAACATGCAGGAACTGATTATCTCAATGCAAATACTGATGATCAAACTGTTTCAACATTGTTAACAGTAAACCAAGGACCTACCGTTACTACTGTGGGTGGTGTTAGTAGTTATGCTGGTCAGAATGTGACTTTAACAGCTAATGTGGATTGCCATGGCAATCCTGTCAACGAAGGAACTGTTACTTTCACTATTGGCAGCACCACATTAACCCCCGTTACCATAACTAATGGTTTAGCCACCATTAACTGGACAATACCAACCACATGGACCGCTGGTAACTATACTATTGTTGCAGACTATTCAGGTAGCAGTAATTATTTAACTTCTACCAATGGTACGAATTTGACTGTAACTCCAAACCCTACTGCTGTTACTGTGGGTGGTGTTAGTGGTTATGCTGGTCATAACGTGACCTTCACAGCAGATCTGGTGGATTCTAATGGAAACCCAGTAACTGATGGACAGGTAACATTCAGGGTGAACAACACCAATATC is a genomic window of Methanobacterium congolense containing:
- a CDS encoding beta strand repeat-containing protein yields the protein MLVLMVFIGLCVVLTASSVSAASTVYVNATGGNDANTGTSDSPYQTIAQGISGVDENGTVYIANGVYNGTGNTNITIDHNISIIGQSQTGTIINGTGTNWIFKILSGVTVNINNLTFTNATTTGNGAAIHNSGTLAVGDCTFTGNIATGSYPYDFGGALYNDGTVTNVIGCTFTNNTASSLGGAFLNYMGTINNITGCTFTNNIATAGGALYNYGGTITTVNGCNFTNNTATGAAGAIASYNGGITSNVINCTFINNAAKDIDGCGGAIALWNTGTLNVHYSSFVNNTAPQGNAIYNFDGSVNAKDNWWGSNNPVWTILISRSVDHSTWLYMTMNATPNTINNTQSSLITVSFNNRYNGATVIAFDPSTGHIPDGTLVTFTSTLESFNPMATTVNGIATALFTAKHAGTDYLNANTDDQTVSTLLTVNQGPTVTTVGGVSSYAGQNVTLTANVDCHGNPVNEGTVTFTIGSTTLTPVTITNGLATINWTIPTTWTAGNYTIVADYSGSSNYLTSTNGTNLTVTPNPTAVTVGGVSGYAGHNVTFTADLVDSNGNPVTDGQVTFRVNNTNIGTVDVSNGVATLQWTIPTNWTAGNYNVVAEYSGSSNYLASINSTLLTLQPSSYLYLNTTNSNSHPTVGDTFILTYKLSNSGPDNATNVIMSFQVPAGLEFVNATVDNGTVTYNPVNRTVTWTLTNVEVGDPYLYLTVKALGSGSYSITPTITSETFNQNNDPLTPFSISVQSQNNSNSNTVNAASTTKTVPMQTTGMPIAGLVLAILAVLGGVFTPRKK